A DNA window from Sediminitomix flava contains the following coding sequences:
- a CDS encoding DNA topoisomerase IV subunit B encodes MAENHNYTEDSIKSLEPREHIRLRPGMYIGKLGDGTSPDDGIYVLVKEVIDNSIDEHMMGFGKQIDMRITEEMVEIRDYGRGIPLGKVIDCVSKINTGAKYDSSAFQKSVGLNGVGTKAVNALSNHFKVISVREGQKKEAEFEQGKLTKDHKIVDSSEKNGTRVLFKPDETIFKNYRYIPEFLDDQVWNYAFLNAGLTINFNGVKYHSKNGLYDLLMRKLDEDALRYPIIHLKGDDIEVALTHTNQYGEDYYSFVNGQYTTQGGTHQAALREGVVRAVREFFNKNFDATDIRASIAGAIAIRVQEPVFESQTKTKLGSTHIGPDAPTVRSFVVDFIKKELDDFLHKNPDTAQAMLKRILQSERERKEIAGVKKIANERAKKANLHNKKLRDCRSHYNDKKGTDEEKNNTMIFITEGDSASGSITKSRNTKTQAVFSLRGKPLNTFSLTKKVVYENEEFNLLQHALNIEDGLEGLRYNKVVIATDADVDGMHIRLLMLTFFLQFFPDLVRNGHVYILETPLFRVRNKKQTIYCYSEEEKMAAVGKLGAKPEITRFKGLGEISPDEFGDFIGENIRLEPIILNKDVSIKNLLSYYMGKNTQDRQKFIIENLRVEKDEVEAV; translated from the coding sequence ATGGCAGAAAATCATAATTATACCGAAGATAGTATTAAGTCACTGGAACCAAGGGAACATATTCGCTTGCGTCCGGGGATGTATATTGGAAAATTGGGTGATGGTACATCACCAGATGATGGAATTTATGTCTTAGTAAAAGAAGTAATCGACAACTCTATTGATGAGCATATGATGGGCTTTGGTAAGCAAATCGATATGCGTATCACAGAAGAGATGGTTGAAATACGCGATTACGGTAGAGGAATTCCATTAGGAAAGGTCATCGACTGTGTATCGAAAATCAACACTGGAGCAAAATATGATTCTTCTGCATTCCAGAAATCAGTAGGTCTGAATGGTGTCGGTACAAAAGCAGTAAATGCACTTTCCAATCACTTTAAAGTTATTTCTGTTCGTGAAGGGCAAAAGAAAGAAGCCGAATTCGAGCAAGGTAAACTGACAAAAGATCATAAGATTGTAGATAGTTCTGAGAAAAATGGAACACGAGTTTTATTCAAACCCGATGAGACTATTTTCAAGAACTACCGCTACATCCCTGAGTTTTTGGATGACCAAGTTTGGAATTATGCTTTCCTAAATGCTGGATTGACAATTAATTTCAACGGAGTTAAATACCATTCAAAAAATGGTCTTTATGATCTTCTAATGAGAAAATTGGATGAAGATGCACTTCGCTATCCAATTATTCACCTTAAAGGAGATGATATTGAGGTTGCTTTAACGCACACCAACCAATACGGTGAAGACTATTATTCTTTCGTAAACGGACAGTACACTACTCAAGGTGGTACGCACCAAGCAGCACTTCGTGAAGGTGTAGTTCGTGCCGTAAGAGAATTCTTCAATAAAAACTTTGATGCTACAGATATCAGAGCATCAATAGCTGGTGCCATTGCAATTAGAGTTCAAGAACCTGTTTTTGAGTCGCAAACAAAAACAAAGTTAGGTTCTACGCACATTGGTCCTGATGCACCGACAGTACGTTCTTTTGTGGTTGATTTCATCAAAAAAGAATTAGATGATTTCTTACACAAAAATCCTGACACTGCTCAAGCAATGCTTAAACGTATCCTTCAGTCTGAAAGAGAGCGTAAAGAAATTGCAGGTGTAAAGAAAATTGCCAATGAAAGAGCGAAAAAGGCTAATCTTCACAATAAAAAATTGAGAGATTGCCGTTCGCACTACAATGATAAAAAAGGGACTGATGAAGAAAAAAACAATACGATGATCTTCATTACCGAGGGAGACTCTGCTAGTGGTAGTATTACTAAATCTAGAAATACAAAAACACAAGCGGTATTCTCACTCAGAGGTAAACCTTTGAACACATTTAGTCTGACTAAAAAAGTCGTATATGAAAATGAGGAATTTAACCTCCTTCAGCACGCTTTGAATATTGAAGACGGTTTAGAAGGCTTACGTTACAACAAAGTGGTAATCGCTACCGATGCCGATGTCGACGGTATGCACATCCGCTTGTTGATGCTAACGTTCTTCCTTCAATTCTTCCCTGACCTTGTTCGAAACGGACACGTTTACATTTTGGAAACACCATTATTCCGTGTCAGAAACAAGAAACAAACAATTTATTGTTATTCGGAAGAAGAAAAAATGGCTGCGGTCGGTAAACTTGGAGCAAAGCCAGAAATTACACGATTTAAGGGATTGGGTGAGATTTCTCCAGACGAATTTGGAGACTTTATCGGTGAAAACATCCGTCTTGAGCCAATCATCTTAAATAAAGATGTTTCTATCAAAAACTTATTGTCTTACTACATGGGTAAAAATACTCAAGACAGACAGAAGTTTATTATAGAAAACCTAAGAGTTGAAAAAGACGAAGTAGAGGCTGTTTAA
- the porW gene encoding type IX secretion system periplasmic lipoprotein PorW/SprE: MNRVPFHLIIISFIAILMTGCKFYHDTAAHYNAHFLAEQRMTAIEDSMMMNINDDYIEVLQVLPSIDSTINKSYASGFDYIIEKASRPIKFHETSQWVDECYLLIGKARLYEEDYGNALNTFKFINAKTEDPNSRHGALIMLLWMYDEKDEKRNFDLIKQHINQVPEPFNSENTKMYHLVMANHYIKKRKYNFAVEHMAIATPLEKNKLKRTRYNYILAQLYEESGNNELAYKTYFKVIKGKANYLQEFSARISRMKLTTSADPALVEKADKYFDRQLKEEKNFELRDRIYFEMAAFELNQGELEKALNLYNESVQTNTSNPNLKGYAYLEMGKSYYYTLSDYPKAALYYDSAINVLPKTYYQYQEDSVLSSNLTELAKYTSEIEQQERLLNLYAMSDAQREVYLKKEIKLEKDDILKKIEYDIIRETKNKKPETTNELIVSKDESTAWYFYNSKSVVSGKTQFLRTWGNRALGDNWRRSSVIQRSSSQNTIVKTEEKKSKKEQKAEADLFANVKSLEDRLAEIPQTEESLTEIEVKLQEAFFNLEKVYLYRFKSITEAQSTAQNIFDRYPESEFGAEAAYILYLSCQKELSCDPSYYESILADLYPSSFYAKIVEDPDYVKNKNIAEREIIQRYEDAFKTYKAKDYKLANEKIEELVTIGQESSIIDKIRLLQVVIVGKTSIYFEPYMEALNGFITEFPESDLKPYAQALLDDISEDDLKKPRIPGRY, encoded by the coding sequence ATGAATAGAGTCCCATTTCATCTAATTATAATTTCTTTCATCGCCATTCTAATGACAGGCTGTAAATTCTATCATGATACAGCTGCACATTACAATGCACATTTTTTGGCTGAGCAACGGATGACAGCTATTGAAGACTCCATGATGATGAACATCAATGATGATTACATCGAGGTACTTCAAGTCCTACCTTCTATTGATAGTACGATCAACAAATCTTATGCTTCTGGATTTGATTATATCATTGAAAAAGCTTCACGTCCTATCAAATTTCATGAAACAAGTCAATGGGTAGACGAATGCTACTTGCTGATCGGGAAAGCTCGACTTTATGAAGAAGATTATGGAAATGCATTAAATACATTCAAATTCATCAATGCAAAAACCGAAGACCCCAACTCTAGACACGGAGCTTTAATCATGCTTCTTTGGATGTATGATGAGAAAGATGAAAAGAGGAACTTTGACCTCATCAAACAACATATCAACCAAGTCCCTGAACCATTCAATAGTGAAAACACTAAAATGTATCACTTGGTAATGGCTAACCATTACATCAAAAAGAGAAAATACAATTTTGCAGTGGAGCATATGGCTATTGCAACTCCACTTGAAAAAAATAAATTAAAAAGAACCCGATATAATTACATTCTAGCTCAACTCTATGAAGAGTCTGGAAATAACGAATTAGCTTATAAAACTTACTTTAAAGTCATAAAAGGGAAAGCAAATTATCTACAGGAGTTCTCGGCTAGAATTAGCCGAATGAAATTAACAACTTCTGCTGACCCTGCACTTGTAGAAAAAGCAGACAAGTATTTTGATCGCCAGTTGAAAGAAGAAAAGAACTTTGAATTGAGGGATCGAATTTATTTTGAGATGGCTGCCTTCGAGCTAAATCAAGGAGAACTTGAGAAAGCTTTAAATCTTTACAATGAGTCTGTTCAGACAAATACAAGCAATCCTAATTTAAAAGGATATGCGTATTTGGAGATGGGTAAATCCTATTATTATACCTTGAGCGACTACCCAAAGGCAGCTTTATATTATGATAGTGCGATTAATGTTTTGCCAAAAACATACTATCAGTATCAAGAAGATTCTGTTCTTTCATCAAATCTTACGGAATTAGCAAAATATACATCTGAAATTGAGCAACAAGAACGATTGCTAAATTTGTATGCGATGTCTGATGCTCAACGTGAAGTTTATCTAAAGAAAGAAATCAAACTCGAAAAAGATGATATTCTGAAAAAAATAGAGTATGATATCATCCGTGAGACCAAAAATAAAAAGCCTGAAACGACAAATGAACTTATAGTATCTAAGGACGAATCTACTGCTTGGTACTTCTATAATTCAAAATCTGTTGTATCAGGTAAAACACAATTCTTACGTACTTGGGGAAATAGAGCTTTAGGAGATAACTGGAGAAGATCTAGTGTGATTCAAAGATCAAGTTCACAAAATACAATCGTAAAAACTGAGGAAAAGAAATCAAAAAAAGAACAAAAAGCAGAAGCTGATCTTTTTGCTAACGTAAAATCACTTGAAGATAGATTAGCTGAAATTCCTCAGACAGAAGAATCTTTAACTGAAATTGAAGTGAAATTACAAGAGGCTTTCTTCAATTTAGAGAAAGTTTACCTCTATCGTTTTAAGTCAATTACAGAAGCACAGAGTACGGCTCAAAATATTTTTGACAGATATCCTGAAAGTGAATTTGGAGCTGAAGCAGCTTACATTCTTTACCTAAGTTGTCAAAAAGAGCTTAGCTGTGACCCTAGTTACTATGAAAGTATTTTAGCGGACCTTTACCCTTCGTCTTTCTATGCCAAGATAGTTGAAGATCCTGACTATGTGAAGAATAAAAACATAGCTGAAAGAGAGATCATTCAGCGTTATGAAGATGCTTTCAAGACTTATAAAGCGAAAGATTATAAACTTGCCAATGAAAAGATTGAAGAATTAGTCACAATTGGTCAAGAATCTTCTATCATTGATAAAATTAGACTTCTTCAAGTAGTTATTGTTGGTAAAACATCTATCTACTTCGAACCATATATGGAAGCATTAAACGGTTTCATTACCGAGTTTCCTGAAAGTGATTTAAAACCATATGCCCAAGCTCTTCTTGATGATATTTCAGAAGATGATTTGAAAAAGCCTAGAATACCAGGTAGATATTAA
- a CDS encoding VC0807 family protein, with amino-acid sequence MSKEQQKKENPLINIAVNIIIPTVVLSKLSDEQYLGPQMGLIAALIFPVGYGIWDFAKEKKVNGFSILGFVSILLTGVVGLLELDPFWIAIKEAAVPLVFGIAILISMKTSYPLVKKFIYNDQIMDIDKVDTHLRENNQIENFQKKLDSATVMLAGSFFLSAALNYGLARYLVKSPAGTVAFNEELGQMTALSFPVIAVPSTIVMGIALWYLIKSIKECTGLQLEEVMRTN; translated from the coding sequence ATGAGCAAAGAACAACAAAAGAAAGAGAACCCATTAATAAATATTGCAGTCAATATCATTATACCTACAGTGGTATTGTCAAAACTAAGTGATGAGCAATATTTAGGACCTCAAATGGGACTAATTGCAGCCCTAATTTTCCCTGTTGGTTATGGTATTTGGGATTTTGCAAAGGAGAAAAAAGTAAATGGCTTTTCTATTTTAGGTTTTGTCAGTATTCTCCTAACGGGAGTTGTCGGACTTTTAGAACTTGATCCATTCTGGATTGCAATCAAAGAAGCAGCTGTTCCTCTTGTTTTCGGTATTGCAATTTTAATCTCGATGAAAACATCTTATCCATTGGTTAAAAAGTTTATCTACAACGATCAAATCATGGATATTGATAAAGTGGATACTCACCTTCGTGAAAATAACCAAATAGAAAACTTTCAGAAAAAATTGGACTCAGCTACAGTTATGTTGGCTGGCTCATTCTTTCTTTCAGCAGCCTTAAACTATGGCTTAGCAAGATATTTAGTAAAAAGCCCTGCAGGAACGGTTGCATTCAACGAGGAACTAGGGCAAATGACAGCGCTTAGTTTCCCTGTAATTGCGGTTCCCTCTACAATAGTAATGGGGATTGCACTTTGGTACTTGATCAAAAGTATCAAAGAATGTACAGGTCTTCAACTAGAAGAAGTGATGCGCACAAACTAA
- a CDS encoding C40 family peptidase, producing MKKTFYLPQIHLKWSNSLAVITIIAIFASCASPHYTYQAQQARREAKKQGTNLTTVSAPKLDNSTLKENTVTKTKTGKAAPVLKKAESFLGTKYKYGGNTRSGIDCSGLMCVSFKQGGIALPRVSSDQARQGTAVAMNDLKEGDLLFFTYPGGSKITHVGVVEEVKGPNEVIFIHASSSRGVTRDNLYSSYFKKVFVKARRVL from the coding sequence ATGAAGAAAACATTTTATTTACCCCAGATTCATTTAAAATGGAGCAACTCATTGGCTGTGATTACTATCATTGCAATTTTTGCGAGTTGCGCTTCTCCTCATTACACCTACCAAGCTCAACAAGCTCGTAGGGAAGCCAAAAAACAAGGTACAAATCTAACAACTGTATCTGCACCAAAACTTGACAATAGCACTCTGAAAGAGAATACAGTGACTAAAACTAAGACAGGAAAAGCTGCTCCTGTTCTTAAAAAAGCTGAATCTTTTTTAGGTACTAAATATAAATATGGAGGGAATACACGCTCAGGAATTGACTGCTCTGGTTTGATGTGTGTATCATTTAAACAAGGCGGCATTGCACTTCCAAGAGTTTCCTCTGATCAAGCAAGACAAGGGACAGCTGTGGCTATGAATGATCTCAAAGAAGGTGATTTACTTTTCTTTACCTATCCTGGTGGGTCTAAAATAACCCATGTAGGCGTAGTTGAAGAAGTAAAAGGGCCTAATGAGGTAATTTTTATACATGCGTCTTCAAGCAGAGGAGTTACAAGAGATAATTTATACAGCAGCTATTTCAAAAAAGTATTTGTCAAAGCAAGAAGAGTACTATAA
- the purE gene encoding 5-(carboxyamino)imidazole ribonucleotide mutase has translation MQVGIIMGSQSDLKVMSDAAAVLEELGVEFELTIVSAHRTPERLVEYATQARDRGIKAIIAGAGGAAHLPGMVASMTTLPVIGVPVKSSNSIDGWDSVLSILQMPGGVPVATVALDGAKNAGILAAQIVGAFDETIAVNLFNYKEQMREKVLESAKDIEENGWKPKTIGFKK, from the coding sequence ATGCAAGTAGGAATCATCATGGGGAGTCAATCAGACTTGAAAGTAATGTCTGATGCAGCTGCAGTTTTAGAAGAATTAGGCGTTGAGTTTGAATTGACAATTGTTTCAGCTCACCGTACACCAGAACGTTTGGTAGAATATGCTACGCAAGCAAGAGATAGAGGAATTAAAGCAATAATTGCAGGAGCAGGCGGAGCAGCTCACTTGCCAGGTATGGTCGCTTCTATGACTACACTTCCAGTTATTGGAGTTCCAGTGAAATCTAGTAATTCTATTGATGGTTGGGATTCTGTATTATCTATTCTACAAATGCCAGGTGGTGTTCCTGTAGCTACAGTAGCCTTAGATGGCGCCAAAAATGCCGGTATTCTGGCTGCCCAGATTGTTGGGGCTTTCGATGAAACTATTGCGGTGAATTTATTTAATTATAAAGAGCAGATGCGAGAAAAAGTCTTAGAGTCTGCTAAGGATATTGAAGAAAATGGCTGGAAACCAAAAACAATTGGTTTCAAGAAATAA
- a CDS encoding DUF3108 domain-containing protein: MKKYSLFTFIVFISLGFNFIGSEAGRYPVDETIEFKNGEKYKYVISYAFWDAGEATIQLDKELAMVNDRPCYNVTVDGITTGIFGMTTIVKDKWQTFIDTAEIHPLKFYRDIKENSYTLKETTIFDHERKKATVEGNKKGKPYSGEYDIAKSSQDLISGYYYLRTLEYENFSKGDTIVMDAFFEDEAYEFKILYLGKEKVFSNFGRIESHIFSPIMPENALFRGVHPIKFWMTDDQYKVPIKVNAALIIGDVEINLVDYKKVYPEKLGKHKKKKKKKS; the protein is encoded by the coding sequence ATGAAAAAATACAGTCTTTTTACTTTTATAGTCTTTATTTCATTAGGCTTCAATTTTATAGGATCAGAGGCGGGGAGATATCCAGTAGATGAAACCATAGAATTCAAAAATGGTGAGAAATATAAATATGTGATCAGTTATGCTTTTTGGGATGCTGGAGAAGCCACAATACAACTCGATAAAGAACTAGCAATGGTCAATGACAGACCTTGTTATAATGTTACTGTTGATGGAATAACGACTGGGATTTTTGGTATGACTACAATAGTCAAAGATAAATGGCAGACATTTATAGATACAGCCGAAATACATCCGCTTAAGTTTTATAGAGATATTAAGGAAAATAGTTATACCCTTAAAGAGACTACAATCTTTGACCACGAGAGGAAGAAAGCTACAGTTGAAGGGAATAAAAAAGGAAAACCATACAGTGGTGAGTACGATATTGCTAAAAGCTCTCAAGACCTTATTAGTGGTTATTACTACCTCAGGACTCTTGAATATGAAAACTTCTCAAAAGGCGATACTATTGTGATGGATGCTTTTTTTGAAGATGAAGCTTACGAATTCAAGATTTTATATTTAGGAAAGGAGAAAGTTTTCTCAAACTTTGGTCGAATAGAATCTCACATTTTCTCTCCTATCATGCCAGAGAATGCATTATTTAGAGGAGTTCATCCTATCAAGTTTTGGATGACTGACGATCAATATAAAGTACCAATCAAAGTGAATGCAGCACTAATTATAGGTGATGTAGAAATAAACCTAGTAGATTACAAAAAGGTATATCCTGAAAAACTAGGAAAGCATAAGAAGAAGAAAAAGAAGAAATCATAA
- a CDS encoding DUF4301 family protein produces the protein MLLNKDLQQLTSKGLSQNQIRQQLLLFEKGFPHLQLQKAATIKNGILSLTEEEAEDFISTYENDFFGKVEKFVPASGAASRMFKQVFAWLDCRDHQDTIDRIITNLKKFAFYPQLKKVLDNKGLQLDELLETQDYAPIFTTLLEDMNYGNLPKGLLSFHNYEEEETRLAIEEQLLESVSYMLDKDDYIRIHFTIASQHILTFKDAIKKLRAKYAEELGKKLVLSYSVQQPGTDTIAVDEDNKPFRNHIGQITFRPGGHGALLSNLNKLNADLIFIKNIDNVQHQEWRKSVSNSKKTLAGVLVHYQNLIFETLQKIEQHQLTEEKLKDVEQKINQFYNLPTSYHSTSFEEKKKYLYKILNRPIRVCGMVKNEGQPGGGPFWVKHKDGSSSLQIVEMAQIDESNPTNKSLIAEATHFNPVDIVCSIKDHKGQKFNLEEFRNPETGFISIKSQKGKTLKALEHPGLWNGSMEGWNTIFVEVPKQTFSPVKCISDLLNEAHLPIGNPILS, from the coding sequence ATGCTACTAAACAAAGATTTACAACAATTAACATCAAAAGGATTAAGCCAAAACCAAATAAGGCAGCAACTACTGCTGTTTGAAAAAGGCTTTCCTCACTTACAACTCCAAAAAGCAGCAACCATTAAAAATGGTATTCTTTCGCTCACTGAAGAAGAAGCCGAAGATTTTATTTCAACCTATGAAAATGACTTCTTTGGCAAAGTTGAGAAATTTGTACCAGCTTCAGGTGCTGCAAGCCGGATGTTTAAACAAGTATTTGCTTGGCTAGATTGTAGAGATCACCAAGACACAATAGACAGAATCATCACTAACTTAAAAAAATTCGCCTTTTACCCTCAATTAAAGAAAGTACTCGACAACAAAGGATTACAACTTGATGAGCTATTAGAGACTCAAGATTACGCCCCAATTTTCACTACACTTCTTGAAGACATGAATTATGGAAACTTACCTAAGGGTTTGTTGAGCTTCCATAATTATGAAGAAGAAGAAACTCGTTTAGCTATTGAAGAACAATTGCTTGAGAGTGTTAGCTATATGCTAGATAAAGATGACTACATCAGAATCCATTTTACAATAGCCTCTCAACACATCTTAACCTTTAAGGATGCCATTAAGAAGTTAAGAGCGAAATATGCTGAAGAGCTTGGAAAAAAATTAGTCTTATCTTATTCTGTTCAACAACCAGGCACTGATACAATAGCCGTAGATGAAGATAATAAACCATTCAGAAATCATATAGGGCAAATTACCTTTAGGCCTGGAGGTCATGGTGCATTACTGTCCAACCTCAACAAACTGAATGCCGACCTTATTTTCATTAAGAATATTGACAATGTTCAGCATCAAGAATGGCGTAAATCGGTATCGAACTCTAAGAAAACATTAGCAGGAGTTCTAGTACACTATCAGAATTTAATTTTTGAGACCCTTCAAAAGATTGAACAACATCAGTTGACTGAAGAAAAATTAAAGGACGTAGAGCAAAAAATAAATCAGTTCTATAACCTCCCGACTTCTTATCATTCAACCTCATTTGAAGAAAAGAAAAAGTATCTTTATAAGATTCTAAACAGACCTATTAGAGTTTGTGGTATGGTTAAAAACGAAGGTCAACCCGGAGGTGGTCCATTTTGGGTTAAACATAAAGACGGTTCTAGCTCACTACAAATTGTCGAAATGGCTCAAATTGATGAAAGCAACCCAACTAATAAATCTTTAATCGCAGAAGCTACGCACTTCAATCCCGTCGATATTGTCTGCTCCATTAAAGACCATAAAGGTCAAAAATTTAACTTGGAAGAATTCAGAAATCCTGAAACGGGTTTTATTAGTATCAAATCACAAAAAGGAAAAACACTAAAAGCATTAGAACATCCCGGACTTTGGAATGGAAGCATGGAAGGATGGAACACCATCTTTGTAGAGGTTCCAAAACAGACTTTTTCTCCAGTAAAATGTATTTCAGACTTGCTCAATGAAGCACACTTGCCAATAGGCAACCCTATCTTATCCTAA
- a CDS encoding TatD family hydrolase — MIDTHAHIYSSKFEDDREQMLELAFSEGVKKIFMPNIDHESIDGMMELEEKYKGICYSMMGLHPCSVGKDFEKELYIVEDWLSKREFIAVGEMGLDFYWDKTYIEQQKEAFRIQAEWAKKYGIPLVIHSRDAMAETIELLEELKDDKLFGVLHCFAGTAEEAQRLKELDFKIGLGGVITYKNGGMNTVVPEIDLNEIVLETDCPYLPPVPKRGKRNEPSFIKYIADKVSDYKEVSVEEVERITTENALALFSKAQ; from the coding sequence ATGATAGATACGCACGCACATATTTATTCAAGCAAGTTTGAAGACGACAGAGAACAAATGCTTGAGTTAGCTTTTTCGGAAGGAGTAAAAAAAATCTTCATGCCAAACATTGATCATGAGTCGATTGATGGGATGATGGAGTTGGAAGAAAAATATAAAGGAATCTGTTACTCAATGATGGGGCTTCACCCTTGTTCGGTGGGTAAGGATTTTGAAAAAGAACTTTATATCGTTGAAGATTGGCTTTCAAAACGAGAGTTTATTGCTGTTGGTGAAATGGGCTTAGACTTTTATTGGGATAAGACTTATATAGAACAGCAAAAAGAAGCTTTCCGAATTCAGGCTGAATGGGCCAAAAAATATGGGATTCCTTTAGTGATTCACAGTCGTGATGCAATGGCAGAAACTATAGAGTTGTTGGAAGAACTGAAAGATGATAAGCTTTTTGGTGTTCTTCATTGCTTTGCAGGAACAGCGGAAGAAGCCCAAAGACTTAAAGAATTAGACTTTAAAATAGGCTTGGGCGGTGTGATCACTTATAAAAATGGGGGTATGAATACAGTCGTTCCAGAAATAGATTTGAATGAAATCGTTTTGGAAACAGATTGTCCTTACTTGCCACCTGTACCTAAAAGAGGAAAACGTAATGAACCATCTTTTATCAAATATATAGCAGACAAGGTGAGTGATTACAAAGAAGTGTCAGTAGAAGAAGTAGAACGAATTACTACTGAAAACGCTTTAGCCTTATTTAGTAAGGCACAATAA